Genomic segment of Tiliqua scincoides isolate rTilSci1 chromosome 1, rTilSci1.hap2, whole genome shotgun sequence:
actctgctggatgcccaggccttacccttaaaggggccactgctgacaccacatctacctcctcaccagatcttcctcgattccaatacaagtggggggggagcagatctctatacagaccagtgcaaaaacaggggaaaggtgtggggagggaagatctctatatagacatcacagcaagaccagtgcaaaaccccttgcatacagaaccaacagatggaagttgggggggcagatctccatacataccagtgcaaaaacaggggaaaggtaagtagagtcaatggggctcactcccagggatgcgtggatgggagagaagcctgccagtggctcctctcccagggaggagtcTGCCAggtgctccctccctgggctcacaagcctgccaggggctcactcccagggatgcgtggacaggagagaagcctgcaagcatctcctctccaggtctactcatgagtcagccccagtagagtcaacggggctcgctcccagggatgcgtggacgggagagaagcctgcgatcgactcattttgcctggcgatcgaccggtagatcgcgatcgacgtattgagcacccctggaataAGCACTCAGGACAGTTAGCAGCAAAATAAGCTTAACAAAATGAGGAGCAGCATCAAATGTTTCTAAAATCTGCTTCTTAAGTAATAAAGGGCACCTTTCAAGTCAACCAATCAAACAGATAATTCAGCCTTTGAAACAGGGCAGCAGAGGCACCAGACTGGCAAGGTGGGGCACCCATCTTCAGCCATCCACttgcctccaccactcctccctTTCAAGGCGCTGAATTTGAAGGGGAAAGAGGCACTGAGTGAAAGGGGctgtgtgggggagagaagaaaggtACTGTAGCTTGCCGCCTCTCTGCTCTAGccctccactctcctcttcttTACCTTGCTCTTCTGTGTCATcccccttttccaacccagggagtgggagaaacaTAGGCTAGCTGCTTCTGGgtgaagaggcaccttttaattgATGGTTCTCTTATACTTGGAAGGGGGAAGAGCAATTGCTCCAATCACCCCAGAGCAGCATTTTTCCAGTGAATACTTCCTGGTGTGTCTTTTTGTTTCATAGGgtaagtctccttgggataaggcaCCAATCTACTGTCCTGAGTTATTCTGCTAGGTACATCTTTTTAGGGACTTCCTTGTTGttcagaacacaagaagagctctgctgcagcaggccaaaatgaccaatttttaaaacatgaaacctacagaacacacctccctccctcgccagtctgggtaggcggaaaaaactgccatccatggccaatttggatgacacaAAAATTCCCATGCAGCCCTCACAATGAGTGACCAGTCAATCTGTATATGTCCATCacacctgtgatggagttttcctccagaaatctgtccaatgccttttaaaggcatctaggccaggtgccattgccacatcctgtgataaggagttccacagactaattacatgctggataaagaaatattttgtctgtcctacactttccaacacttaattttagtggatgtcccctagttctggtgttgtgtaagagggaaaagagcatctctccatctaCTCTATCCaaccctgcgtaattttgtatctctcaatctTGTCTCCCCTCAGGAGCCTTGTTTTGAGACTGAAGAGCtgcttacctcagaatgccagatgcaagggagggcaccaggatgcaggaagctgcactagatgggcctttggcctaatctagcggggctgttcttatgttcttaaatgctgtagcctttcctcataaggatggtgccccagcccaataatcattttagaGGCacctttgttgttgtttaaaagcACTATACTGTACAAATAGTCTTAATAATCTAAATCAGCAATTGCAGAAAACTCAGTGACAAAACATAAAGCAGATTTTGAACACACTGAATTGTTGTTTAATACTGTACATTACCATGCACGTATGTACACAGAAGCAACTGAAATAtataagcatcaaaacaatctgaatagGAAAAAGAAACAATGGGAGTTAATAATGCATggctaccagccctgaaaaatgttactcagagagtaaggagccaggtggggctaacagctgacaacaatgttccctaattTGTAGTGTTTAtacacaggcgctgagcttagccttagtaacatggcaaccgacaggcaggcaaacctgctgcccccccactcaggcacaccagagtgggccagttgcaaAGGCTGAAGCCCAGTAGCcagtaaacagaggatgttatgaagaagcgcttaTCTAGAAATGTATTGCaatcaagccagagccagcaggttgcttagcagtgcagatttcagcaaccttcagtaattttccctattgcatagctttgcatcatgtgttttgagaatgaataaaagtctgaggaagctagccgggaggacggacttctctctcaatctcataccgtcctacttccggctcagctctccctgcatcaaccctctgaatgaatgtctCTCATTGCTTtgactccttgctgctcaagttctaactttcaaaccctcagagtgcttctgcttttagcactctccctcaggcaccaaagttctaagccctgggtgcttcccaagtagcattgcactgctacactaATTGAATAggcaatcagttacaacctgtataagaacagcaccaagttcTAGTGCCTGAGAAAAACTGTGGCTGAAACAtcaggtttcagtttttaggTTTGAGTTTTGAGCTTTTTATTCTAGTTTTTAATCTCTAGTTTTAGTtgtaatccttagttattttagcttcaagtgcctttgggtttttagttttcagagtttttaaGCTTGgctttagttttagcttttttagGTTGAGTTTAGGTTTTTAGTTTTCAGCTTTTAACTTGGTTTTTTTGGTGATAGTTAGGCCCccccttttaggattggtttaggctcattagataAAAAAGCTAAAGCACAGCACCTAGCCCAAAAACACTGCTCAATCTTAATATTAGTCTTAATATTAAAGTAAGGGGGAGCAGCATTTAGCATACCATCTCAGGTACTAGGGAGTACTGAGCTGGTTCTGCTTAGAAAACAGGAGCTGAATCACTAAAGCATCAAGGCAAGGAAAAAgtctaccccagtggttctcaaacatttagcaccaggacccacttgatagaacaacaatctgtcagaacccactcgAACTGATGTCATTGAcctagaagttatgtcatgaccagaagtgacatcatcaagcaggaaaattttgaacacgCCCCCAAAGATAAAATCAAGTcatttaaattaaaagtttattagtataagttttaaaaattatcAAAATAAAGAActttcccaagcagttgttgatctgtttaaaaatatcCCGCAAActtcccaaaggttgcaatcctatccacacttaaccaggactaagccccattgactcagtAAGGGCAttcagacagggtgaccagatgtcataaccactaaagaggaccaggcaccccaaaaagtagggcatccaagaaaaacaCAAGACATGATGAAAAAGCTAAAGAAAGACTCGTATATAGATTTCATGTGGGTAATTTACACTCTGTATCACTTGCTATTAAGTTTAAAACTCTACTGTGGATAATTAATACAACTTGTTAATTActagaaggctatgcactgcctgcaggagcctgcctgctcacagggaaaataAGGACATTTAAGTCCTATTCCAAGAAAAGAGGCTAAAGAGAGGACATGTCCTTGAAAAAGAGGATGCTTGGTTACCCTgcattgtctatcattgttaaaagcatatacatagtagcctgttataagtacagccctgtaacatttctccaaatgcagtcgcataccatggcagcatcaagtctaacacattacaaataaaatacacactgaatgggtacccacctgaaattggctcatgacccaccatttgagaaacactagtccaCCCTTTTTAatgtaccaatttttttttttttttgcagcagagTCTCTGGGGTGCCAACAAATATGACAGGCAGAAATCTAACAGGTGAAGCATATTCCAAGATgctaggttgttttttttttaatgcaacaggCAGCAGTCACAAGGCCacacaagggctgcaatcctatgcgcacttacctgggagtaagccccattgacttactatgacttacttctaagtagatgtgcataggattgtgctcaaagtccATGATGTGGGTtggactcagggtgcaatcctgtccacactttcctgggagtaaaccccactgactacagtgggacttacttctgagtagacaggcaaacaatggggctctgaggctgcagttctatgcacacttacctgggaataagccccactgactacaatagaacttacttctgagtagacctgcataggctggGGCCCTGAAGCTGCAGttcaatccacacttacctgggagtaaacctcattgactactataggacttacttctgagtagacaggcaaagactggggctctgaggctgcagttctatgcacacttgcctgggagtaagccccatagactacaataggacttacttctgagtagacacacacaggttGGGCTGAGACCAACTAGGCAGCCCCACACTCACCTGGCACCAGCCTCTAGTCACGTGGTCTCCCACAGAAGGAGCAGGCGGTACCCCCACCACACACAGCACAACAAACTCTCCAAGGGGGACCGGAACCGGAAGGATACCCGACAGCCTTCCGCCGCCGGCCCCACCCCCCAATTCTCTTCTGCCTCTTCCCAGATCAAGATATTGAGTTGCCCCGCCTCCCAAGTCAAATTGACACAGGATCCTACCAATCCTAGCGAAGATAAAAGGAAACCGCTTGTTTCCGCCTGCGGGGGATTTTAAAGAGGCGCAACGCAATTGGACAAGGAAACAGGTGACGTGAACCAATCGGAAAAAAGCGTGAGGCCGCCTCCGACAGCAGGGCGAGAGTTGTGCGAGGGCGCCTGATTGGTGATTTGAGACTGATTGACGGGTACATTCGCCTATCGTAGGGCGCTTGCATGAAAGCGAGCTCGCCTCCTTCATGGTCTCGCTTGATTGGTGCTTTTGATGGGCACATCGACCTATCGTGACGGAACTCGACTGAGGGCGAGCTCGCCTCCTTCACACGCTCGCTCGATTGGTGCTATGAAAGCGATTGATGGGCACATCTGCCTATGGTAGGGGCGCACGCGTGGGGGCGGGCGCGGCGCGAGCCAATAGGAAAGGAGTCCTTGGAAGTGGCCTGCACTCTGCGCCAGGGCGCCTGAGGGAGCGTCGTACGGCGAAGCCATGAGCGGCTCCCTTGCTCGGCTGCCCGCAGCGCTGCGGCTCCTGGGGGCGCGGCGGCTGAGCGCGGGCGCGGCGGGCTCAGGGGCGCGGGAGGAGGTGGAGCGGCTGGTGCGCGCCCACCCGGTGGTGGTATTCATGAAGGGCAGCCCGGACCAGCCCCAGTGCGGCTTCAGCAACGCCGTCGTGCAGATCCTGCGCCTACACGGCGTCAGCGACTACCGCGCCTACGACGTGCTCCAGGACCCCGCGCTGCGGCAAGGTCAGCGCCCGCCCGGCCGTTCTCCTGCGCTCTCAGAGCGCCTCGTCACTGCCTCCggcgtctgtggaactccttgccacgggaggCTGTGGCAGTCTCGCTCTCACTCGCTCTCTCCTTTCTGTCCACTTCCTTGGACCTTTTTCCCTTTTAAGTATcatgtcggtctgtggaacttgccACTGGAGGCTGTAATTGCATTTGGCTTTAATCCAATCCTCACAACAGACACAGTTGGAAtactcctccttccctctcttctATAGTCCTTTAAGTATTATgtcttagtctgtggaactccttgccacagggtgctGTGATAGTGTCCGGCCCCAATCCGATGATCTCTgtgtgtctctctcacacacgcacttGGAATACTGCTTTTCAGCTCTCCTCTCTTTCCACATCTTTGGAGCTTTTTCCTTTCATTGTTACATTTTCATGTGTAACTTCTTACTTGTGAGTGTTTGAGCAgtgtcagataccttttccaggtcatttaagcaACAGGGACTGCTACACTGGACAACAgttgcactagaccaaaaaacatagagcgagtgtgggccagattggaaagattgccaatgaagatggaccatcaatgtTATGTGTAGCtagtctgtggaatgccttgccacaggaagctgtGATAGCGTCTGGCTTCAAtccaattctctctctcacacacagacactcaCAGAATACCCCTCCTTCACTCTATTCACTTCTTTGGAGCTTtttcctttcattcttacatctttatgtgtaattagtttgtggaactccttgccacagtatgttgtGACAACATCCAACCTTAATCCAGTCCTTTTACTtatacacgcacacacaaacacgCACATCTCTCCTTCACTCTTCGCTGTATACACTTCTTTGgagcttttttccttttaattataACGGCTTTACATTAGTCTggggaaccccttgccacaggatgctgtgatagCATCTGGGCAAAGGCGGAAAATGATTGAGATGTACTAAGCTATGCATGGGATGAATAGAAGgatgctttttttccttcttgcacaACATCAGGACTGGGGATATcaagtaaaattgagtgttgggagagttggaacagacacttagtgtgtaattagtctgtggaattccttgccacaggatgttgtgatggcatctggcctaaatgcctttaaagaaGGAACGggtaaatttctggaggaaaagtgcatcacaggttagaaaccatgatggacctcctgattctagaagtaggctacctcagaatgccagatgcaagggagggcaccaggatgcaggtctgtagTTGTCTTgtatactccctgaggcatctggtggacactgtgatgtacaggaagctggactagatgggcctttggcctgatccagcaggtcttaATGTTCTTCAAACAGCTCAGGGCTGTGTATTTGCTCTGCACTCCTGTTTTcctctcctacacacacacacacacacacacacacacacacacacacacacacacacacttgtactCACAACAACTCTTGTATTGGGGCTGAAAAATAGTATCTGGCTGAATGTCACTCCTATGGAGTTCCATCGCTGAGCGAGGATTTTGACCTGGATTTGCAGTTTAAGTTATACTTCTCTTACTGTTGTATCACACTGCCTTGCAGTCTGGCTGGGTTAGTGCTTCAGAGCAgtactgtagttgaaaatgtttAGGGATCCAGGACCTAGCTCTTAACCACTCTTCCCAAAAAGCTCTAATATGTGAGATCCTCTACTTCTCTCCCCCCTCTTGTATCCATTTGCCCTTTTCTCACCTCCCCTTCCTATCACCAGATACAGCCAGAAGAGAGCAGTGCTCATGTACCTCTTATAACAGTTGTGTTGAAGAGGGTATTTggcagctttagagcccaatcctcagctccaTAGCACCAGAGGTACAAGTGTACTGCTGGCGTTGGGTGTCACAagcataccataaagcatgttggcaCCCAGAAAGAAAGGAGTGcctgcaccagttggcactggacTTCAGTGCTGGGAAAAAAACTCTGCACTGCTGCT
This window contains:
- the GLRX5 gene encoding glutaredoxin-related protein 5, mitochondrial — translated: MSGSLARLPAALRLLGARRLSAGAAGSGAREEVERLVRAHPVVVFMKGSPDQPQCGFSNAVVQILRLHGVSDYRAYDVLQDPALRQGIKNYSNWPTIPQVFLNGEFVGGCDILLQMHQSGDLVEELKKLGIRSALLDSEKDHGKK